The following proteins are encoded in a genomic region of Sorangiineae bacterium MSr12523:
- a CDS encoding VOC family protein encodes MGRIRLDHVVIHVSDWERSNAFYRDVLDAELIERPVGWMYRIGEQQLNVRGAGLHGAPVARIPVPPGGSDICFEWAGPIEEAQEHLARHGVAVEVGPVARFGSRGHGTSVYFRDPDGSLLEFISYAK; translated from the coding sequence ATGGGACGCATCCGGCTCGACCATGTGGTTATCCATGTCTCCGACTGGGAGCGTTCGAACGCGTTCTACCGTGACGTGCTCGATGCAGAGCTCATCGAGCGCCCCGTCGGGTGGATGTACCGCATTGGCGAACAGCAATTGAATGTGCGGGGTGCCGGCCTGCATGGCGCCCCGGTCGCGCGCATTCCGGTGCCGCCGGGCGGGAGCGACATTTGCTTCGAGTGGGCCGGTCCCATCGAAGAGGCCCAGGAGCACCTGGCGCGACACGGAGTTGCCGTCGAGGTGGGGCCCGTGGCCCGCTTTGGGTCCCGCGGTCACGGAACCAGCGTCTATTTCCGCGATCCTGATGGCTCACTGCTCGAGTTCATCTCGTACGCGAAATAG
- a CDS encoding MarR family transcriptional regulator, producing the protein MTPLEEQVTFAMIRAMKAHFRRTAPRLAELGLQLGQDMLLRLLWEKDGLSQSELIARLGVEPPTVTKAIGRLEKEGLVTRRRDPDDARVSRVHLTPRAKRLRDPVMQVWADMEARALAGLSEEERHTLRALSLRVRANLEAPDE; encoded by the coding sequence ATGACTCCGCTGGAAGAGCAAGTGACCTTCGCAATGATCCGCGCCATGAAAGCGCACTTCCGGCGCACGGCACCGCGTCTTGCCGAGCTCGGTCTGCAGCTCGGGCAGGACATGCTTTTGCGGCTGCTCTGGGAGAAGGACGGGCTTTCGCAATCGGAGCTCATCGCGCGGCTCGGGGTGGAGCCGCCCACGGTGACGAAGGCCATCGGCCGGCTGGAGAAGGAGGGCCTGGTCACGCGCCGGCGCGATCCGGACGACGCGCGCGTGTCGCGGGTCCATTTGACGCCGCGTGCAAAGCGGCTGCGCGATCCGGTGATGCAGGTTTGGGCCGACATGGAGGCGCGCGCCCTGGCCGGCCTTTCGGAGGAGGAGCGCCATACGCTGCGCGCGCTATCGCTTCGTGTGCGCGCCAATCTGGAGGCGCCGGACGAGTGA
- a CDS encoding SUMF1/EgtB/PvdO family nonheme iron enzyme: MFPRRIGIAAAFVVFLGAAISELHAATPEEAPPASREQVRTALADLAPAFSAKTRRTRAGAPGTIENVIARFAPGKFHPVDDGRLPPPRASLTCPSDMAPVAGRFCVDRYEGSLFERAIDGSMQQHPHYEIPEAGHMYTARSLPGVIPQAYISGAQAAAACEAAGKRLCHPVEWRAACGGSQGYAFPYGPTRKPGACHDRGAAPMLVFHAEEMKRGWFLTELNDPRLNQLDNTVGKTGDFPACVNDYGIYDMVGNLHEWTADPNGTFQGGYWLDIDQHGTGCAYRTIAHGFTYHDYSTGFRCCSDGGAELVGVSSQGSGVKTSTP, from the coding sequence ATGTTCCCACGGCGCATCGGGATCGCGGCCGCATTCGTGGTCTTTCTCGGCGCCGCCATCTCCGAACTGCACGCGGCCACGCCGGAGGAGGCACCACCGGCCTCGCGTGAGCAAGTGCGCACGGCGCTCGCCGACCTCGCCCCGGCCTTTTCCGCGAAGACGCGTCGCACGCGGGCGGGCGCGCCGGGCACCATCGAGAACGTCATCGCGCGCTTCGCACCGGGGAAGTTTCACCCCGTCGACGATGGCCGGCTCCCGCCACCGCGCGCCTCGCTGACGTGCCCCAGCGACATGGCGCCCGTCGCGGGTCGCTTTTGCGTCGACCGCTACGAGGGTTCTCTCTTCGAGCGCGCCATCGATGGCTCGATGCAGCAGCACCCGCACTACGAGATCCCGGAAGCCGGACACATGTACACTGCACGCAGCCTTCCCGGCGTGATTCCGCAGGCGTACATCAGCGGGGCACAAGCGGCCGCGGCGTGCGAGGCCGCCGGCAAGCGATTGTGCCACCCCGTCGAGTGGCGCGCGGCCTGCGGGGGCAGCCAAGGTTACGCTTTTCCGTATGGTCCCACGCGCAAGCCGGGGGCATGCCACGATCGCGGCGCCGCGCCCATGCTCGTCTTTCACGCGGAAGAAATGAAGCGCGGCTGGTTCCTCACGGAGCTCAACGACCCGCGGTTGAACCAGCTCGACAACACGGTGGGAAAGACCGGCGACTTCCCGGCGTGCGTGAACGACTACGGCATCTACGATATGGTCGGCAACCTGCACGAGTGGACTGCCGACCCAAATGGCACCTTTCAAGGCGGCTACTGGCTCGACATCGACCAGCACGGCACGGGCTGCGCTTACCGCACCATCGCCCACGGATTCACGTACCACGACTACTCGACGGGCTTTCGCTGCTGCTCCGACGGAGGGGCGGAATTGGTCGGGGTCAGCAGTCAGGGATCCGGAGTGAAGACCTCCACTCCCTAA
- a CDS encoding serine protein kinase PrkA, translating to MTDEKNELQPGSIANGDLSAEIRLVAENVERRFQTGRRVLSFAEYLDLFATDPVRYARDASRYLRDVFDHYGTTKIEHPWGKFTRYNLFDMPWDGGGPGKPLPRGALIGQEPVQEEIYRSLSNFAREGRPSRLVLLHGPNGSAKSTIVGCLMRALEHYSTLDVGALYRFNWVFPSNKTVRGSLGFGKKAESGTTDTFAHLADDEIDAKLLVEVRDHPLFLFPLEERKVLLERLFSAAGEPPSDWILRGQLSHKSQQVFEALLSSYGGSYTEVLKHVQVERYFISQRYRTGAVTIGPQMSVDAGERQITADRSLAALPASLQAVTLYEAKGELIEAAGGLLEFSDLLKRPLDAFKYLQLSVETGEVALTQQNVQLNCVMMGSANELHLDAFREHPEFASFRGRLELIRTPYLRSYIQEQTIYDAHVAPQVQCHVAPHATMMAAMFAVLTRMRKPNPDRYGRQLGAALSSLSAVEKLDLYATGRIPERLDTDAQKTLRANVPDVFDESDPYPIYEGRIGASPREMRVVLLDAAQSPKYKCLSPIAVLEEIENLCQRRGEFEWLQQEAIAGGYHDVRAFQEALHGRLLDSWEHELYSTSGLVDDERYAELFERYIQHVSMWVKKERVRNRVTGDYEEPDEKVMREVERLLDVKGEPQEMRKQMISAIAAWAIDHPGQKVEPSIVFPHHLKRMRDSIFGERRPAVAQRARDIERLVRDEGAGLDDTRKRNSETTIERLIARFGYCRECAADAMSVLVRRRFGDVS from the coding sequence ATGACTGACGAAAAGAACGAGCTTCAACCCGGATCGATCGCGAACGGGGACTTGAGCGCCGAGATCCGCCTCGTGGCGGAAAACGTAGAACGCCGCTTCCAGACGGGCCGGCGCGTTCTTTCGTTCGCCGAGTACCTCGACCTGTTCGCGACCGATCCGGTGCGCTATGCGCGCGACGCGAGTCGCTACCTGCGTGACGTGTTCGACCACTACGGCACCACGAAAATCGAGCATCCGTGGGGCAAGTTCACCCGCTACAACCTGTTCGACATGCCGTGGGACGGCGGCGGCCCGGGCAAGCCCCTTCCGCGCGGCGCCCTCATCGGGCAGGAGCCGGTTCAGGAAGAGATTTACCGCTCGCTGTCGAACTTCGCGCGCGAAGGGCGACCGAGCCGGCTCGTCCTTTTGCACGGCCCCAATGGCTCGGCCAAGAGCACCATCGTCGGCTGCTTGATGCGGGCGCTGGAGCATTATTCGACGCTCGACGTCGGTGCGCTCTACCGCTTCAACTGGGTCTTTCCCTCAAACAAGACCGTGCGCGGTTCGCTCGGCTTCGGGAAAAAAGCGGAGAGCGGCACGACCGACACCTTCGCCCACCTCGCCGACGACGAGATCGACGCGAAGCTCCTCGTCGAGGTGCGCGACCATCCGCTGTTCCTGTTCCCGCTGGAGGAGCGCAAGGTCCTCTTGGAGCGGCTTTTCTCCGCCGCGGGCGAGCCGCCGAGCGACTGGATCCTGCGCGGGCAGCTCTCGCACAAGAGCCAGCAGGTCTTCGAGGCGCTTCTCTCGAGCTACGGCGGCTCGTACACCGAGGTGCTCAAGCACGTGCAGGTCGAGCGCTACTTCATCTCGCAGCGTTACCGCACCGGCGCCGTCACCATTGGCCCGCAGATGAGCGTGGACGCGGGCGAGCGGCAGATCACGGCGGATCGCTCGCTGGCGGCGCTTCCGGCGTCGCTGCAGGCCGTCACCTTGTACGAGGCCAAGGGCGAGTTGATCGAGGCGGCCGGCGGCCTTCTCGAGTTCAGCGATCTCTTGAAGCGGCCGCTCGATGCCTTCAAGTACCTGCAGCTCTCCGTGGAGACGGGCGAGGTGGCGCTGACGCAGCAGAACGTACAACTCAATTGCGTCATGATGGGCAGCGCGAACGAGCTCCACCTCGACGCGTTCCGCGAGCACCCGGAATTTGCCAGCTTCCGCGGCCGCCTCGAGCTGATTCGCACGCCGTACCTGCGAAGCTATATCCAGGAGCAGACCATCTACGACGCGCACGTCGCGCCCCAGGTGCAGTGCCATGTCGCGCCGCACGCGACCATGATGGCGGCCATGTTCGCGGTGCTGACGCGCATGCGCAAACCGAACCCCGATCGCTACGGCCGGCAGCTCGGCGCGGCGCTTTCCAGCCTTTCCGCCGTGGAAAAGCTGGATTTGTACGCCACGGGGCGCATTCCGGAGCGGCTCGACACCGACGCCCAGAAGACACTGCGCGCGAACGTGCCCGACGTCTTCGACGAGAGCGATCCGTACCCCATCTACGAGGGCCGCATCGGCGCGAGCCCGCGCGAGATGCGCGTGGTGCTGCTCGATGCCGCGCAGTCGCCCAAGTACAAATGCCTTTCGCCCATCGCGGTGCTCGAGGAAATCGAGAACCTTTGCCAGCGGCGCGGCGAGTTCGAATGGCTGCAGCAAGAGGCCATCGCCGGCGGCTACCACGACGTGCGCGCGTTCCAGGAGGCGCTGCACGGCCGGCTTCTCGATAGCTGGGAGCACGAGCTCTACTCGACCAGCGGCCTGGTCGACGACGAGCGCTACGCCGAGCTTTTCGAGCGCTACATCCAGCACGTCAGCATGTGGGTCAAGAAGGAGCGCGTCCGCAACCGCGTGACGGGTGACTACGAGGAGCCCGACGAGAAGGTGATGCGCGAGGTGGAGCGCCTGCTCGACGTGAAGGGCGAGCCGCAGGAGATGCGCAAGCAGATGATCAGCGCCATCGCGGCGTGGGCCATCGACCACCCCGGACAGAAGGTGGAGCCCTCCATCGTTTTCCCGCACCACTTGAAGCGCATGCGCGACAGCATCTTCGGCGAGCGGCGTCCGGCGGTCGCGCAGCGGGCCCGGGATATCGAGCGGCTCGTGCGCGACGAAGGTGCCGGGCTGGACGATACGCGCAAGCGCAACTCGGAGACGACCATCGAGCGCCTCATCGCGCGATTTGGCTATTGCCGAGAGTGCGCTGCGGATGCGATGAGCGTTCTGGTACGGCGCCGCTTCGGCGACGTTTCCTAG
- a CDS encoding DUF1444 family protein, with the protein MNSSNLSRVLPYLKAVVPEDDPAPVMTLSSEDSFVVRPLVGGLLTTYVIDEGDRFVYVQERHLAAEGLTRDDLHERALANLGSLLSQHGVRVHPHGKIFALIVDGNLEATLMLLDKFWGAMERHVDAEELLAVAPARDVLAVGPLGVDVAAELREVVTRVRGGDHLLNEDLYRRSAGVWHVETKF; encoded by the coding sequence ATGAACAGCTCGAACCTTAGTCGTGTACTTCCGTATCTGAAGGCGGTCGTCCCGGAGGACGATCCTGCCCCAGTGATGACCCTCTCCTCCGAGGACTCCTTCGTGGTGCGCCCGCTCGTCGGTGGTCTTCTGACGACTTACGTCATCGATGAGGGAGATCGGTTCGTCTATGTGCAGGAACGGCATCTCGCCGCGGAGGGGCTTACCCGAGACGATTTGCACGAGCGGGCGCTCGCGAATCTGGGCTCGCTGCTATCGCAGCATGGAGTGCGCGTGCACCCGCACGGCAAGATCTTTGCGCTCATCGTCGACGGTAACTTGGAAGCGACGCTGATGCTGTTGGACAAGTTCTGGGGAGCCATGGAACGCCACGTCGATGCGGAGGAGCTCCTGGCGGTGGCGCCGGCCCGTGATGTCCTTGCGGTAGGTCCGCTGGGGGTGGATGTGGCAGCCGAGCTTCGAGAGGTGGTCACGCGCGTTCGGGGCGGCGACCACCTATTGAACGAAGATCTCTATCGGCGCTCGGCGGGGGTATGGCACGTCGAGACGAAGTTCTAA
- a CDS encoding DUF2167 domain-containing protein: MVQMIFVALLALVAAWPRAAFAEESGEKPPVQWQAGPRDIDLGHDLKLALPEADVYLPPGPAAKMLEKNGSFHNENLLGIVASKDEEAQWFVTIRYEAEGYIKDDEKIDADELLSAIREGTEEGNKERLEKGFKAWHVDGWSEPPQYDKSLHHLVWALSVSDDEGKSVNFNTRILGRRGYVAINLVTAPELLAGYKPEAAALLKATTFSSAARYEAFDAKTDKVAEYGLAGLVLGGAGLGAAKLVKIGLLAKFWKVIIAALIAGKKAIVLVLAGIAAFVKKLFSRKNEPANG, encoded by the coding sequence ATGGTGCAGATGATTTTCGTCGCGTTGCTAGCCCTGGTCGCGGCGTGGCCGCGGGCCGCCTTTGCCGAGGAATCGGGGGAAAAACCTCCGGTCCAGTGGCAGGCCGGCCCGAGGGACATCGACCTTGGGCATGATTTGAAGCTGGCACTCCCCGAGGCCGACGTGTACCTGCCGCCCGGCCCCGCGGCGAAGATGCTCGAGAAGAACGGAAGCTTTCACAACGAGAACCTGCTCGGCATCGTCGCGAGCAAAGATGAAGAGGCCCAGTGGTTCGTCACGATCCGCTACGAGGCGGAGGGCTACATCAAGGACGACGAAAAGATCGACGCCGACGAGCTGCTCTCGGCCATCCGCGAAGGAACCGAAGAAGGCAACAAGGAGCGCCTCGAAAAGGGCTTCAAGGCATGGCACGTCGATGGCTGGAGCGAGCCTCCCCAGTACGACAAATCGCTGCACCACTTGGTGTGGGCCCTGTCGGTGAGCGACGACGAGGGCAAATCGGTCAACTTCAACACGCGCATCTTGGGCCGTCGCGGCTACGTGGCCATCAATTTGGTCACCGCCCCCGAGCTTCTCGCCGGCTACAAGCCCGAGGCCGCGGCGCTTCTCAAAGCGACCACCTTTTCATCGGCCGCGCGCTACGAGGCCTTCGACGCAAAGACCGACAAAGTCGCCGAATACGGCCTCGCGGGCCTGGTCCTCGGCGGCGCCGGCCTGGGCGCCGCAAAGCTGGTGAAGATCGGCCTTCTGGCGAAGTTCTGGAAGGTCATCATCGCCGCCCTCATCGCGGGCAAAAAGGCCATCGTGCTGGTCCTCGCCGGCATCGCCGCCTTCGTGAAAAAGCTCTTCAGCCGAAAGAACGAACCGGCAAACGGTTAG
- a CDS encoding aminotransferase class V-fold PLP-dependent enzyme — protein MSERPLLMIPGPIEISDAVREAASGPPPGHLAPPVIAAFGQALRRMRDVWLSGPSSQPLIVSGSGTLAMDIAVFNALEPGDRALVVHTGYFSARMAEMLRRRSVEVTVVSAPFGEVPASAEVAAALARAAEAKLPFKAVFVTHVDTSTGVRADAETLVGLARNHGALSIVDGVCATAAERFDMAGWGADIYLTASQKAIGLPPGLALLVFSERALEARARLTHAPPLSMDLDAWLPIMRAYEAGQPSYFATPATPLIMALSVGLGEILADGKGMAARFALHERAARAMRAAWASLGLTLVPAREDITANTLSAIRYPDGVDVSAIPRILANGAIVAGGLDPENKAKYFRVGHMGYSATQPAHLLRTIRAVALGIGRSADDARTAERAAEAVLT, from the coding sequence ATGTCCGAACGACCGCTGTTGATGATCCCCGGGCCCATCGAGATCTCCGACGCGGTGCGCGAAGCCGCCAGCGGTCCGCCGCCCGGCCACCTCGCGCCGCCCGTCATCGCAGCCTTCGGCCAAGCGCTTCGCCGCATGCGCGATGTTTGGCTTTCGGGCCCTTCGAGCCAGCCGCTCATCGTGTCGGGAAGCGGCACGCTGGCCATGGATATCGCCGTCTTCAACGCGCTCGAGCCGGGCGATCGCGCCCTGGTCGTGCACACGGGGTACTTCTCGGCGCGCATGGCGGAGATGCTCCGGCGAAGGTCCGTCGAGGTCACGGTGGTCTCGGCGCCCTTCGGCGAAGTGCCCGCATCCGCCGAGGTCGCGGCGGCGCTTGCGCGTGCGGCGGAGGCCAAGCTCCCCTTCAAGGCCGTCTTCGTCACCCACGTGGACACGTCCACGGGCGTGCGCGCGGATGCGGAGACGCTCGTCGGGCTTGCGCGCAACCATGGCGCGCTCTCCATCGTCGACGGCGTTTGCGCGACCGCGGCAGAGCGCTTCGACATGGCCGGGTGGGGCGCGGACATTTACCTTACCGCCTCGCAGAAGGCCATCGGCCTGCCGCCGGGCCTCGCATTGCTCGTCTTCAGTGAGCGCGCCCTCGAAGCGCGCGCTCGCCTCACGCACGCGCCGCCGTTGTCGATGGACCTCGATGCGTGGCTTCCCATCATGCGCGCCTACGAGGCGGGCCAGCCGAGCTACTTCGCCACGCCGGCCACGCCGCTCATCATGGCGCTGTCCGTGGGCCTCGGGGAGATCCTCGCCGACGGCAAGGGCATGGCCGCACGCTTTGCCTTGCACGAGCGTGCCGCGCGGGCGATGCGCGCAGCCTGGGCTTCGCTGGGTCTCACCTTGGTGCCCGCGCGGGAGGACATCACCGCGAACACGCTCAGCGCGATCCGCTACCCCGACGGGGTCGACGTCTCGGCGATTCCGCGCATCCTTGCGAACGGCGCCATCGTTGCGGGCGGGCTCGATCCCGAGAACAAAGCCAAGTACTTCCGCGTGGGCCACATGGGTTACTCCGCCACGCAGCCCGCGCATCTCCTTCGAACGATCCGCGCCGTTGCGCTAGGGATCGGTCGCTCCGCGGACGATGCAAGGACCGCGGAGCGCGCAGCGGAAGCCGTGCTGACCTAA
- a CDS encoding helix-turn-helix transcriptional regulator, whose product MRNATYVEAFDTLPQAIIAIGNDYPAHHVVKPHSHRRSQLLYSASGAMMVTTEHGAWVVPPERAVWLPAGEVHSVQMSLGPLRTSSIFLSPEASAGLPSTCQVLGMLPLMRSLLLEAVDVPLTHDPDGRDGLLMALMLHEIRRLPAVLPPQLPFPRDVRLARTCSRLLEQPTPHDTIDGVRTELGMSRRAFTRLFRAETGMSFAAWKQQACLFAALPRLARGEAVTTVALELGYDSPAAFTSMFRRTLGVPPSRYFGKSDG is encoded by the coding sequence ATGAGGAATGCGACCTATGTCGAGGCCTTCGATACGCTTCCCCAGGCCATCATTGCCATTGGCAACGACTACCCCGCCCATCACGTGGTGAAGCCGCACTCGCACCGGCGCTCGCAACTCCTCTATAGCGCGTCGGGCGCCATGATGGTCACCACCGAGCATGGCGCCTGGGTCGTTCCGCCGGAGCGCGCGGTGTGGCTGCCCGCGGGGGAAGTTCACAGTGTGCAAATGAGTCTCGGCCCGCTGCGCACGAGCAGCATTTTTCTCTCGCCGGAGGCCAGCGCGGGCCTTCCCAGCACGTGCCAAGTCCTGGGCATGCTGCCACTGATGCGCAGCCTGCTGCTCGAGGCCGTCGACGTGCCGCTCACCCACGATCCCGATGGGCGCGATGGTCTGCTCATGGCGCTGATGCTCCACGAGATCCGGCGCCTCCCCGCCGTGCTGCCGCCGCAGCTCCCCTTCCCGCGCGATGTGCGGCTCGCGCGCACCTGCAGCCGCTTGCTGGAGCAGCCCACACCGCACGATACGATCGACGGCGTGCGCACCGAGCTCGGAATGAGCCGCCGTGCCTTCACGCGCCTCTTTCGCGCGGAAACCGGAATGAGCTTCGCCGCATGGAAGCAGCAGGCCTGCCTCTTTGCCGCACTCCCGCGCCTGGCGCGCGGCGAAGCCGTCACCACGGTCGCACTCGAACTGGGCTACGACAGCCCCGCGGCGTTCACCAGCATGTTCCGGCGCACCCTGGGCGTGCCGCCCAGTCGCTACTTCGGCAAAAGCGACGGCTAG
- a CDS encoding VOC family protein, with product MGRIRLDHVVIHVSNWERSNAFYRDVLDAELIAGKVGWAYRIGDKQLNVHGPGVDAAPVAHIPVPPGGSDICFEWSGPIEGAQEHLARYGVAVELGPVARFGARGHGTSVYFRDPDGSLLEFISYDTK from the coding sequence ATGGGACGCATACGGCTCGATCATGTGGTGATCCACGTCTCCAACTGGGAGCGCTCGAACGCGTTTTACCGCGATGTCCTCGATGCAGAGCTGATCGCCGGCAAGGTTGGCTGGGCGTACCGCATCGGGGACAAGCAGCTCAATGTGCATGGTCCAGGCGTGGACGCCGCACCGGTGGCGCACATTCCGGTGCCACCCGGTGGGAGCGACATCTGCTTCGAATGGTCAGGCCCCATCGAGGGCGCCCAAGAGCACCTGGCACGGTACGGGGTTGCCGTCGAGTTGGGGCCGGTCGCGCGGTTTGGGGCGCGCGGCCACGGGACGAGCGTCTATTTCCGGGATCCCGACGGCTCGCTTCTGGAGTTCATCTCGTACGACACGAAGTAG
- a CDS encoding MFS transporter has protein sequence MTEIAETALPEPASSIEVGPGAASKTSTERTVFTVLSAISFCHLLNDMMQSLLPAIYPMLKESYDLSFGQIGFLTFTYQLTASLLQPVVGLYTDRHPKPYSLVIGMGFSLSGLLLLAVANQYGFLLLAASLLGTGSSVFHPESSRVARMASGGRYGLAQSVFQVGGNVGSAIGPLLAAVIIFPRGRSAVAWFSVCALLGMFLLTQVGHWYKGRGVAPRKVATVARATLPPRKVTYAILVLLALIFSKFFYMASITSYYTFYLISQFHVSVRAAQMHLFFFAGAVAVGTIVGGPLGDRFGRKYIIWASILGVLPFTLILPYANLFWVGILTVPIGIILASAFPAIVVYAQELMPGKTGTVAGLFFGFAFGMGGVGAAVLGQLADMTSITFVYRVCSFLPLIGLLTGLLPNLETKKR, from the coding sequence ATGACCGAAATCGCCGAGACGGCGCTGCCCGAGCCAGCAAGTTCCATCGAAGTTGGACCGGGGGCCGCTTCGAAAACGTCCACCGAAAGAACCGTTTTCACCGTTCTGTCCGCCATTAGCTTCTGCCATCTGCTCAACGACATGATGCAGTCGCTGCTGCCGGCGATCTATCCGATGTTGAAGGAGTCCTACGATCTCAGCTTCGGCCAGATCGGTTTCCTTACGTTCACGTACCAGTTGACGGCGTCGCTTCTTCAACCGGTGGTCGGATTGTATACGGACCGACATCCCAAACCGTATTCGCTCGTCATCGGTATGGGCTTTAGCCTTTCGGGCCTTTTGCTTCTGGCCGTGGCCAATCAGTACGGTTTCTTGCTGCTGGCGGCTTCGCTGCTGGGCACGGGCTCTTCGGTGTTTCACCCGGAATCCTCGCGCGTGGCGCGTATGGCGTCGGGCGGGCGGTATGGCCTTGCGCAATCGGTGTTTCAAGTCGGTGGAAACGTGGGTTCTGCCATTGGTCCGCTCCTGGCCGCGGTGATCATCTTTCCGCGCGGGCGCTCGGCGGTGGCCTGGTTTTCGGTTTGCGCGCTGCTGGGCATGTTCCTTTTGACCCAAGTGGGCCATTGGTACAAGGGCCGGGGCGTGGCCCCGCGAAAGGTCGCCACTGTGGCGCGTGCGACGCTGCCGCCGCGCAAAGTGACGTACGCCATTTTGGTATTGCTCGCCCTCATCTTTTCCAAGTTCTTCTATATGGCGAGCATCACCAGCTATTACACTTTTTATCTCATTAGCCAATTCCACGTATCGGTGCGCGCGGCGCAGATGCACTTGTTCTTCTTCGCCGGCGCCGTGGCCGTGGGCACCATCGTGGGCGGGCCCTTGGGCGATCGCTTCGGGCGCAAGTACATCATTTGGGCATCCATTCTGGGCGTGCTGCCCTTTACCCTGATTTTGCCTTACGCCAATCTGTTTTGGGTGGGCATCCTCACCGTGCCCATTGGCATTATCCTCGCTTCGGCATTCCCAGCCATTGTCGTATACGCCCAAGAGTTGATGCCCGGCAAAACGGGCACCGTGGCGGGCCTTTTCTTCGGTTTCGCCTTCGGCATGGGCGGCGTCGGCGCCGCGGTTCTAGGCCAATTGGCCGACATGACGAGCATCACCTTCGTCTACCGGGTTTGCTCGTTCCTGCCTCTCATCGGCCTCCTCACGGGATTGTTGCCCAACTTGGAAACGAAAAAGCGGTAG
- a CDS encoding SDR family oxidoreductase — protein MDLGLSERVALVTGSSQGIGRATAELFAREGARVAVTYRRYEDKAEAVARAIRAIGGEALIVPLDLASGDSVRSAVDAVLAKWGRLDVLVNNAVEWGSRRPSELPPFEEVPAAYWHDVFRSNSEGHFAAIQAVLPSMRKRHWGRIVNVSSGLAIHGIPGSGFYSAAKSSLHGLTRALYRELAPDGILTNVVMAGATRTDHMQSVIPAAVMEHIAKNSPIGRLAEPEEVAKAIVFIGSAANTMINGEIVLASGGHM, from the coding sequence ATGGACCTAGGACTCAGCGAGCGCGTTGCGCTCGTCACGGGAAGTTCGCAGGGCATTGGCCGCGCGACGGCCGAGCTCTTTGCGCGCGAGGGGGCGCGCGTGGCGGTGACCTACCGCCGCTACGAAGACAAGGCCGAGGCGGTCGCGCGGGCCATTCGCGCCATTGGAGGGGAAGCTCTGATCGTTCCGCTCGACCTCGCATCGGGGGATTCGGTGCGGAGCGCCGTCGATGCGGTGCTCGCGAAATGGGGCCGGCTCGATGTCCTCGTCAACAATGCCGTCGAGTGGGGCTCGCGCAGACCGAGCGAGCTTCCGCCCTTCGAGGAAGTGCCGGCTGCGTATTGGCACGACGTCTTTCGCTCCAACTCCGAGGGTCACTTCGCGGCCATCCAGGCCGTGCTGCCGTCGATGCGCAAACGGCATTGGGGGCGCATCGTCAACGTCTCGTCCGGCCTGGCCATTCATGGCATTCCCGGTTCCGGTTTCTACTCGGCGGCCAAGTCCTCGCTGCATGGCCTCACGCGGGCGCTTTATCGGGAGCTCGCCCCCGACGGCATCCTCACCAACGTCGTCATGGCCGGCGCCACCCGAACGGACCACATGCAGAGCGTCATTCCGGCCGCGGTCATGGAGCACATTGCCAAAAATTCGCCCATCGGGCGTCTGGCGGAGCCCGAGGAGGTCGCGAAAGCCATCGTCTTCATCGGGTCGGCGGCCAATACGATGATCAACGGCGAAATCGTCCTCGCCAGCGGCGGGCACATGTAG